A genomic window from Candidatus Methylacidiphilum fumarolicum includes:
- a CDS encoding LexA family protein codes for MKEKLEDRDLERNELCDKQLEAFPTAKLSSYPLEGLSTENQPALAFLSEEKVAVFYRLKKEERPWEYPLYGSLVAAGFPNPGDDYLEKSLSLDELLVKRPSSTFFVRTSGHSMEGEGIRNGDILVVDRAETPKNGSIVVAAINGELAVKKLRIEGGRAWLLSVPHHRESKTFSMEIKEEIELVIWGVVTAVIHKVG; via the coding sequence ATGAAAGAAAAACTTGAAGATCGCGATTTGGAAAGGAACGAGCTTTGTGACAAGCAGCTTGAAGCTTTCCCCACTGCCAAGCTTTCTTCTTATCCTCTTGAAGGGCTATCGACTGAGAATCAACCAGCCTTGGCTTTCCTATCGGAAGAAAAAGTCGCTGTGTTTTACAGATTAAAAAAAGAAGAAAGGCCTTGGGAATATCCTCTTTATGGTAGCCTGGTTGCTGCCGGCTTTCCCAATCCGGGTGACGATTATCTAGAAAAAAGTTTGAGTCTAGACGAACTTCTGGTTAAAAGGCCCTCGTCCACTTTTTTTGTCAGAACCAGCGGACACTCGATGGAAGGAGAAGGAATTCGAAACGGCGACATTCTGGTAGTCGACAGAGCTGAAACACCGAAAAACGGATCGATTGTGGTAGCAGCTATCAATGGAGAGCTAGCAGTTAAAAAGCTGCGGATAGAAGGAGGTAGAGCTTGGCTACTATCGGTGCCGCACCATCGAGAAAGCAAAACTTTTTCTATGGAAATAAAAGAGGAAATAGAGTTAGTGATCTGGGGAGTGGTTACCGCCGTCATTCACAAGGTTGGTTAG
- a CDS encoding Y-family DNA polymerase — protein MNKQKRFGLIDCDNFYVSCERLFNPSLEGKPVVVLSNNDGCVVSRSKEAKALGIPMGAPFFQWKEFFQSHKLIALSSNYTLYGDISSRVMELVEASAPLVEVYSIDETWVDLTDSPSPYEYARELRKKIWRWTGIPVTIGIGPTKTLAKVASKIAKKMDNLRGVNFLSNEDQIIAALSIIDVEDVWGIGHRLAAKLKELKIHSGLDLRNADPFHIRKLFSVMLERTVWELRGISCFDFEENAKPPKQILSSQTFGKALFQLDELKAAMANFVNEAGGKLRRFGLAAGSMTVFVRHGSFPGQVTSATLRFIEPVEDTITLLDKGESLLQSVYKPNRTYTKSGVLLFDLQPRENHQLAFWSRKEEKEEKLRTLSQLLDDWSMGRSKPALRVGTELFSENWRLRAERKTPSYTSRWKEIPTVRA, from the coding sequence ATGAATAAGCAGAAAAGATTTGGCCTCATCGACTGCGATAACTTTTATGTTTCCTGCGAGCGGTTGTTTAATCCTTCTCTGGAAGGCAAACCGGTGGTGGTGCTTTCAAATAACGACGGTTGTGTTGTCTCCAGATCTAAAGAAGCTAAGGCCCTGGGGATTCCGATGGGAGCTCCTTTTTTTCAGTGGAAAGAGTTTTTTCAATCCCATAAGTTGATAGCTCTTTCGAGCAACTACACTCTCTATGGGGACATCAGTAGCAGGGTCATGGAGCTTGTCGAAGCCTCCGCTCCTTTGGTAGAAGTGTACAGTATCGACGAGACCTGGGTGGACCTAACGGATAGCCCTTCACCCTATGAATATGCAAGGGAATTAAGAAAAAAAATCTGGAGGTGGACTGGCATTCCCGTAACCATAGGCATTGGGCCTACGAAAACGCTAGCGAAAGTCGCTTCAAAAATTGCGAAAAAAATGGATAATCTGCGGGGAGTCAATTTTCTTTCTAACGAGGATCAAATAATCGCAGCGTTGAGCATCATAGATGTAGAAGATGTCTGGGGGATAGGCCACAGGCTAGCTGCAAAACTAAAAGAACTTAAGATCCACAGTGGCCTTGACTTGAGGAATGCGGATCCTTTCCATATAAGAAAACTATTCTCCGTGATGCTAGAACGAACGGTATGGGAACTAAGAGGGATAAGTTGTTTTGATTTCGAAGAAAACGCCAAACCGCCAAAGCAGATCCTTTCATCGCAGACTTTTGGAAAAGCTCTTTTTCAACTGGACGAGCTAAAAGCAGCTATGGCTAATTTTGTGAATGAAGCCGGAGGAAAGCTCAGACGCTTCGGTCTGGCCGCTGGAAGCATGACAGTATTCGTCAGGCATGGGTCTTTTCCCGGGCAAGTAACCTCAGCAACTCTCCGGTTTATAGAGCCAGTGGAAGATACGATCACTCTGTTGGACAAAGGAGAAAGTCTTCTCCAGTCCGTTTACAAACCCAACAGAACCTATACAAAATCAGGAGTACTTCTTTTCGATCTTCAGCCAAGAGAAAATCATCAGCTCGCTTTCTGGTCGAGAAAAGAGGAAAAAGAAGAAAAATTACGTACTCTTTCTCAACTTTTGGATGATTGGTCCATGGGGAGAAGCAAGCCAGCCCTGAGGGTAGGAACAGAACTGTTCAGCGAAAATTGGCGGCTGCGAGCAGAAAGGAAAACCCCTAGCTACACGAGCAGATGGAAAGAAATTCCCACAGTCCGGGCCTGA
- a CDS encoding transposase — MDFGIDSKLTLSNGIKIDFEWQEFTRLKRLQRKLTKLKNDSKNKSKVQNLLKKEHEEIRNKRKDAQNKTLAFLKLHRGVVFQEDFLKDWARLFGRQVHASGIGELKSRLRNSLETPVFIGRYEPTT; from the coding sequence GTGGACTTTGGTATTGATTCGAAATTAACTCTATCTAACGGGATAAAGATAGACTTTGAATGGCAAGAGTTCACTAGGCTCAAGCGACTACAGAGAAAACTCACAAAGTTGAAAAACGATTCAAAGAATAAGAGCAAAGTTCAGAATCTTCTTAAAAAGGAACATGAGGAGATAAGAAACAAGCGAAAGGATGCCCAGAACAAGACTTTAGCATTTCTTAAACTACACAGAGGAGTTGTCTTCCAGGAAGATTTTCTAAAGGATTGGGCAAGGCTCTTTGGCCGTCAGGTTCACGCCTCGGGTATAGGCGAACTGAAATCGAGGTTGAGGAACAGTCTTGAAACGCCTGTCTTCATAGGTAGATATGAACCAACTACTTAA